DNA sequence from the Hippopotamus amphibius kiboko isolate mHipAmp2 chromosome 1, mHipAmp2.hap2, whole genome shotgun sequence genome:
ccctcctcccacagccaTCATACCTCTGGGTTCAGCCACACCTTCGGGTTGTGGTGAAGCCCGTAAGTGGAGAGGGAGAGTGTGAAtcctgtggggtggggaggagagagggagactgaTGGTATCCATGACAACAGGGGGCATATGCAGCACAAAAGCCCTGGGAGCCACCACAAGAGCCACCCTCCGTCACTCTGAATGAAAGgatgctcttgcaagagacaTGGGCTGGGCGTGACAAAGCACAGGAGCACAGGTTCGGCGTAGGGAAGCATAGCCCGGGATAGAGAGGGAAAAGAATTGGAGGCTTACTTTTAGGAGTAAGTGAAGTGACAACTCACATCTATCAAGTGCCATCATGAGCCCTTGGGGGAGgagcattaactcatttaatgctcagAGCGGCCCTCAAGGAAGGCACTCACATCCCCTTGTGCAGATGGGGCACCTGAgccccagagaggttaagggacgGGTCTGTGATCCCACAGTTAggaggtggcagggctgggattcacaCCCACTGGGAGGTGAGCCAATAGGTGGACGGCAACCACAGCAGGGCTCTCAGACCTGGTCATCAGCTGCTCTCTGCATCCACCTGAGGGCCCCTCGGAGACTGGACCACCTGACCCAGGACTCGGGACTCCCTCGTTTATGCGGCCCACTGTGAATGAACCACACCTCTACCTGCttgtgtctccctctctcttaAGCTTTCACGGCTCAAGGAATTAGAATTTTAGCTCTCCTTTACAAGACCACGTTCAGGGACTAGCAATTTGCTTATGGAGCTGCTGTGAGTTCAAGTTCTGGGTCAAACAGTTTTCAAAAGTCATCCAAACCACACAGTAAATATAATTATCTTCAGGCAGAAATAATACTCATGTCATCCCAGAACTGGGAAAGCACATGTGTATTGCTCATCTCCCAAGTGGTGGTGCAGAGAGCTCAGGTCAGTGGGTGCGGTGAGGTCATACCTGCAGGTAAGGAGTGGCCATCAGGAAAGGTGATGGGCTTGCTGAGCTCTCTGCCATAAAAAGGCACTGGCGGATAGAGTCGCAGTGCCTCCTTGATGCACATGGTGGTGTAGGGCATCTGATCCAGGTGGTTCCTGAAACAAAGCGCATCCTAAGGCCGGGCAGGGCCAGACATGCAGATGTTCTCCCCTAGCAGAGGGCCAGGGCCGTCCCACCTATGGGGCTCTCACCATGTGATGCAGGCGCTATCCCCCAGCAGGCTCTGAATCTCTTCCCGGCACCTCTGCTGATGCTCAGGGTGGGAGGCCAGAGCGTAGAGGAGCCAGGAGATGCCACTGGCTGTGGTGTCGTGACCCTCAAACATGAACGTGTCCACCTCAGCACGGAGGTCCGTGTCAGACAAGCTGTTCCCATTCTccacctggggaggcagggagagcgtGCAGGGCTggcccttcctctctgcttctggCCAAAGCCTCAGGCCTCCCCTGCCCACACTCACTCTGGCAAAGAGAAGGATGTCCAGGAAATCCAAATGCCTCTTGTTCCTCACCTTCTCCACCTCTCGCTCCTTCTGCAGGTGAGCCTTCCTCAGCTGGATCACTCTGTCTGTCCCAGAACATGGTTCCCACCAGAGCTGAGGCCTCTGGGGGCCCAGTTCCAGCTCCCACTGTAGCCCATCTGCCCCTCAGGCCCAATCTGGGTGCCAGGTGGaagagggtgagggtgggagtgggtgtGCATGGCGGGGCTGAGAGCTCCAGCATCATCTGAGGCAGGTCGGGCATCCCCTCAATAGCAGAGGCTGGGGAGCCTCTGCCTGAATGCTGCTGGGAGGGGGCCTCATTCACTCATCACCAACGTGGTGACACATGTACCTCCCTGCACATCACCTGATCCCCACAACATCTCGGTtcccaacccctgccccagggaagcacccagcgtgtgtgtgtgtgccagctCCTGTAGAGGAAGCAGGAGTCTGGGCTCTGCCTGAGGGGTCCAGGCCAGGCCCTTTCACGTGTGCCTGgtgatggggggggaggggggagcagcccAGAAGGAAGAGCAGAACCTGTGTGTTGATGGGCAAGCTGGCAGGCCCGGTGGTGCCAGCGGCCTTCAGGGGTCAGTCTGTAGATGATGTCATTCTGGTGGAAGATATTCCTCATTCGGGAAAAAATCAGATATCCAAGGTCCCTGATGGCCTGGATGTAGGACTGGGAGTTCCTGGAGGGAGAGGATGCAGAAGAGACTGGCGTGGAGGGAGGCTCTGGGCTGGAGACAGAGTGGGGCTCTGGGTGGGGATTCCTCAGTCAGTGGGGACAGGCCGCACTGAGGCATTGTCATTTCTGCCCTACAGCCCTGGAGACCCTCAGTGCTTTACAAGTGGCCTGAGCAGCTAGGCTTGTCCCTGTGCAGGAGTCAGGGACCTGTGACTGAGGCAAGGTTGGTCTGGGTGGAGTCTGACTGTGGTCCATGGCTCTCTGCACGATGTTGCCTTTTGTGCTGATAAGCATCCTCGCTGCCCTACCTGCCCCTCAGGTGAGCCCTCCCCAGTTGCTGAGACAAGGACCCTGCCATTGAGGGGTCCTGGTCACTGACCTGTCTGTCTGGATGCTGCCCTGGTGGCTGAAGGCGCACTTCATGATGGTGTCCAGGGTCATCAAGGAGACGTGTCCAAAGATCTCCAGATGTGCGTCTTGGCTGACGAGCTCCTCCCACTTGtcctgtggtgggagggggaCATTGACCCTGCTCTGCTCCCACAGAAGGCCTGTGCTGACAAGgccacgctctctctctctttctctctttcaatcTTTGGATGAGATATCCTCACTTTCTATTCAGATGTGTTTCAGCAATGTAAACCTGTGACAGGTGTGTAATATGATGCCTTTGTTTTCAGAATCCTTGATTATATAGTTAACTATGTTCTCTCATAGTATTCTGAGTAAATCTTGAACTTGAGGAACAATTATGATGCTAACCACCTTGTGGCAGACTGGAAAGTGTTGTTTGTCTAGGGACCAAGGGGAAATGTTTTCTGTCCTGAGATCGGCACTGGACTGGCTATGTCCAACACAAGTAAGCACATATTTCAAGGCAAGGAAAAGCCTAAGGAGCTCTACTGGGGCTCCTAGGAAGGGTCATGAGGGTCTTCCATTCCTTTCATTCATCCAATGTTAGCTGAGACCAGGTGGTCCTCCGTCCAGATAGGAGGAGGTGTTTCTCAAGGCCCAGCTTCGTGAGTGTACACCTGGCCTCAGTTCCTCCCAGGAGTGGCTCTATTCCTTGCAGAAGCCCTGGGCCCCATGTCAGAGCCCACCTGAGTGCCATCCTGGGATGTCCACTCTGCCACTGAAGCTGCCATTGCCCAGGCCAGCCACGGGCAGCTTGTGCTGCTGTGCAGGGGAATGAGCCTTGCCCTACTCCTCTCTGTTGAACATGTGGAGATGAGAGGAGAGTGGGCCCTGAAAACCCCACGACCAAGCTTTCCCTTGGTGAGGGGCACATTGTGCATTCAAGCTTGTGCCTGTGTCCTCCTCCGCGCACCCAGTTTAAGGCATCCCTGTCTCATAGTAAGTTCGGAATGCATCATGCTGGGTGGGCTGTATCTGATGGATGTCTGAGGGCACCTGTTTCTGCGAGTGGACTTTGTCATCTGTGCTGGATGTGAGTGGGTACAGGTGATGAGGGATGGACTCACCAGCATCACGCGCACAGAGTCAGCCATGAGACGCACGTAGGGCTTCAGGATGTCATAGTGGAAGGCTGGGGTCAGCATCCGCCGGTGTTGGAACCACGTCTGCCCCTCCAACAACAGCAATCCGTTCCCTGCGCCACAGATGGGTATGATTGTGGGCCAGGCACACTGGGTCAGAGGATGACTGGGGACAGCTTGGGAGGAACCCAGGGTGTCAGAAGAAGGCACATCATGGGCAAAGGTAGGAAAGGCCAGAACAGTCCACGGTTGTGAATTTCCAGTGGCTCATGGATACAATGTGACGATGACATCTGTGTGATACAGGTTGAAAAACAGTAGGGGGCAGGCGATGGAAGGAATTAACTAAAAGTCAGGCTGAGAACATTGGAAAGGActgagaagagggaagaagaggctGAGCTTCAGGAGGGCTCTCGGCACCATTACAAAGGTTGAGAGTTTTattggaagaagagaaatgaggcTTGATTGAGAGATGAGTGTGGGGAGCGGGCAGCTGACACTTGTTGTTCTCCATGAGCCACAGGGCAGCTCTTGGTAAACCTAACTGGATGGTGGACCGCAGTTGTGATTCAATGTACTCACCAATCCAGGGAATCGCGAATCTGTAGGACTCAGGAGACTTTGGATCTGAAAGGTAAGGATGGAAGGTGGAGGGGAGCAAACAAGACAGGCAGCCCCCAGAGCAGCTGTGGTCCAGACCCTGGGCTGCTTTCCCTTCCCGATGCTTGTCAGCGGGCACTCTGTCTCAAGCCACCTCCCACTTGCCTCCCATCTCCGACTCTGTCTGTCCTGGCCGTCACTTGCAGGCCCAGGAAGGCAGACTCAGTGTCCCAGGGGCAGGGCACCCACAGGGCTAAGATGGAGAATCAGCAAGAAATACAGGCTCTGTCCAATGCCACAGAGTAAGAGACAAGCCTGTGGTTTTCCTCCAATTTGTGGTGGTTTGGCCATTTCATGACCCCGGACAGGCAACAGTGAGAGGGGCCAAACCTACACCAGTGTGGACGGGGAATTGTCTTCCAGATCTGGCCTCACCTCAATTGggttaaataaaggaaagaaaaaggaaagagaaatgagccCCAGCCAGGGGTTTAAGCATTCAGGACAAGTCAATAATGTTGGCCTTAGGCTGGCCTGTGGGCAGGAGAATGTTTAGAAGTGTTCAGGCCTTGATGGCTGAGGTGCCAGGCTCTTGTGGAATGTCACAGACCCAGGGGCATGTAGCCAAGAGGGAGGATTTTCTCCTGCTGGGATGGGGGTTTCCCTCTCACCTGATCTCCCCAGGATCAGCTTCATGTAGTCCGGGTCGTAGACCAA
Encoded proteins:
- the LOC130837197 gene encoding taurochenodeoxycholic 6 alpha-hydroxylase-like isoform X1, which translates into the protein MSVSMLSPTRALGSVSGLLQVATLLGLLLLLLKAAQLYLRRQWLLKALQQFPSPPFHWLYGHMREFQAEGELQALLKRVEKYPRACARWFWGTKAQVLVYDPDYMKLILGRSDPKSPESYRFAIPWIGNGLLLLEGQTWFQHRRMLTPAFHYDILKPYVRLMADSVRVMLDKWEELVSQDAHLEIFGHVSLMTLDTIMKCAFSHQGSIQTDRNSQSYIQAIRDLGYLIFSRMRNIFHQNDIIYRLTPEGRWHHRACQLAHQHTDRVIQLRKAHLQKEREVEKVRNKRHLDFLDILLFARVENGNSLSDTDLRAEVDTFMFEGHDTTASGISWLLYALASHPEHQQRCREEIQSLLGDSACITWNHLDQMPYTTMCIKEALRLYPPVPFYGRELSKPITFPDGHSLPAGFTLSLSTYGLHHNPKVWLNPEVFDPSRFAPGSSQHSHAFLPFSGGSRNCIGKQFAMNELKVAVALTLLRFELAPDPSRVPVPIPRLVLKSQNGIHLQLRKLL
- the LOC130837197 gene encoding cytochrome P450 4A11-like isoform X2; the protein is MSVSMLSPTRALGSVSGLLQVATLLGLLLLLLKAAQLYLRRQWLLKALQQFPSPPFHWLYGHMREFQAEGELQALLKRVEKYPRACARWFWGTKAQVLVYDPDYMKLILGRSDPKSPESYRFAIPWIGNGLLLLEGQTWFQHRRMLTPAFHYDILKPYVRLMADSVRVMLDKWEELVSQDAHLEIFGHVSLMTLDTIMKCAFSHQGSIQTDRNSQSYIQAIRDLGYLIFSRMRNIFHQNDIIYRLTPEGRWHHRACQLAHQHTDRVIQLRKAHLQKEREVEKVRNKRHLDFLDILLFARVENGNSLSDTDLRAEVDTFMFEGHDTTASGISWLLYALASHPEHQQRCREEIQSLLGDSACITWNHLDQMPYTTMCIKEALRLYPPVPFYGRELSKPITFPDGHSLPAGFTLSLSTYGLHHNPKVWLNPEVFDPSRFAPGSSQHSHAFLPFSGGSRQPCFQVSCHSKVPGAVVTSGV